A single Desulfovibrio sp. JC010 DNA region contains:
- a CDS encoding type IV secretory system conjugative DNA transfer family protein yields MGRNVYGLGNKAASRSWIYHLVIMLVIALTAMGYATQQIAELFNYHKDLGIPVYKNFYWPWMFFSWLPLLPSGKYLDKIISDAQLVFAVPLMLQISFLLLFSQRPKGVKDIHGTAHWADKKEIKQAGLLGGSGVYVGGWLDKKILRYLRHSGPEHIMAFAPTRSGKGVGLVLPTLLAWEGSSIVLDIKGENWALTSGWRKQQGHKVMKFDPTDATGNAARYNPLSEIRIDGPHAIPDAQNIASMIVDPDGKGLKDYWNKAAFSFLGGTILHCLILYRIREDRHATLNDLSLMLADEERDISALFEEMLTDKHDKYLRELFGDAMDESSIIAIKKFISASAREMLNKAEAELSGVVSTAVANMALYRDPVVSRATSGCDFRIKDLMNTAEPVSLYLVIRPSDIDRLRPLVRLILNIVLRRLTENMEFENGQAKAGYRHRLLLMLDEFTSLGKMEIFERALAFMAGYGIKAYIIVQDLAQLQSAYGKDESIMSNCHLRIAYAPNKIETAQVLSKMTGEATIVQKKTSISGTRSGHMNKANVSISEAKRTLLTPDECMRLPGAEKDGSGRIIKAGDMLIFPAGFAPIYGMQILFFLDPEFLKRSMIPAPEKSDLIHVSGPEGPVKTEPTSEELSEQMDELIDDNSPYEESE; encoded by the coding sequence ATGGGCAGGAACGTTTATGGCCTTGGCAACAAGGCTGCCTCCAGAAGTTGGATTTATCATCTCGTAATCATGCTTGTAATTGCGCTGACTGCCATGGGCTACGCCACGCAGCAGATTGCGGAGCTTTTCAACTATCATAAGGATCTTGGGATACCTGTTTACAAGAACTTCTACTGGCCGTGGATGTTCTTTAGCTGGCTTCCGCTGCTGCCATCCGGCAAATATCTGGATAAAATCATATCCGATGCCCAGCTCGTCTTTGCCGTCCCTTTGATGCTTCAGATCAGTTTTCTGCTGCTCTTTTCCCAAAGGCCCAAAGGGGTGAAGGACATCCACGGAACCGCTCACTGGGCCGATAAAAAGGAAATCAAACAGGCCGGATTGCTCGGCGGTTCCGGGGTTTATGTGGGCGGCTGGCTGGACAAGAAAATCCTGCGCTATCTGCGCCACAGCGGCCCCGAACACATCATGGCCTTTGCCCCGACCCGTTCCGGTAAGGGTGTGGGACTGGTTCTGCCGACCCTGCTTGCATGGGAAGGTAGTTCCATTGTTCTGGACATCAAGGGCGAAAACTGGGCTTTGACTTCCGGCTGGCGCAAACAGCAAGGCCACAAGGTCATGAAGTTTGATCCCACTGATGCCACGGGCAACGCGGCCCGCTACAATCCGCTTTCCGAGATCAGGATCGACGGACCGCACGCCATTCCCGATGCCCAGAACATTGCCAGCATGATCGTTGATCCTGACGGCAAGGGGCTCAAGGATTACTGGAACAAAGCCGCCTTTTCATTCCTCGGCGGAACCATTCTGCATTGCCTGATTCTATACCGAATCAGGGAAGATCGGCACGCCACGCTCAACGACCTTTCGCTCATGCTTGCTGACGAGGAGCGGGACATTTCGGCCTTGTTCGAGGAGATGCTCACCGACAAACACGATAAATATCTGCGTGAACTTTTCGGCGATGCCATGGACGAAAGCTCCATCATTGCCATCAAGAAATTCATCTCCGCCTCTGCCCGTGAAATGCTCAACAAAGCCGAGGCCGAGCTTTCCGGGGTTGTCTCCACTGCCGTCGCCAACATGGCCCTTTATCGTGATCCGGTAGTCAGTCGGGCCACTTCCGGCTGTGACTTCCGCATCAAGGATCTGATGAATACTGCGGAACCGGTTTCACTTTATCTGGTCATCCGGCCCTCAGATATTGACCGCCTGCGCCCGCTGGTGCGCTTGATCCTGAACATCGTCCTGCGCCGCCTGACCGAGAATATGGAATTTGAAAACGGACAGGCCAAGGCCGGATACCGCCACCGTCTGCTGCTCATGCTTGATGAGTTCACCTCGCTGGGCAAGATGGAAATTTTTGAACGCGCTCTGGCCTTCATGGCCGGGTACGGCATCAAAGCCTACATCATCGTGCAGGATCTGGCTCAACTTCAGTCCGCTTACGGCAAAGATGAGTCGATCATGAGTAACTGCCATCTGCGCATTGCCTACGCTCCCAACAAGATTGAAACCGCGCAGGTCCTTTCCAAAATGACCGGCGAGGCCACAATCGTCCAGAAAAAGACCTCCATTTCCGGCACGCGCTCCGGGCATATGAACAAGGCCAACGTCAGCATTTCCGAAGCCAAGCGGACTTTGCTCACCCCTGACGAATGCATGCGTCTTCCCGGCGCGGAAAAAGACGGTAGCGGCAGGATCATCAAAGCCGGGGACATGCTCATATTCCCCGCCGGTTTTGCGCCCATCTATGGGATGCAAATTCTCTTTTTCCTTGATCCTGAATTCCTTAAGCGGTCAATGATTCCGGCCCCGGAGAAGTCCGATCTTATCCATGTTTCGGGTCCTGAAGGCCCGGTAAAAACAGAACCTACCTCTGAAGAATTAAGCGAACAGATGGACGAGCTGATTGATGACAACAGCCCCTATGAAGAGAGCGAATAA
- a CDS encoding TrbI/VirB10 family protein — MSDSPNSLARPKVKVARLDKRIMYVIAAVALLLVVILIYAVQNSNKKETAQAQSTTAPITEADTRQPIQDPEQKSGLSMPPQSEKHEEERARPLSKSLVTVVRPEEPTELEKQRMKEEVELRAFRIENMKAALNSPLRAAAAIPEKKLPQTQIISTPNIEDIRSRHPLSISEASTMPSVQKDDQQAKEDFLNSRAGKDGSWQLPYERVPGKPFELKTGAVINGIMISGINSDLPGQILGQVSQNIYDTATGQHLLIPQGSRMIGVYDSRVAVGQSRVLVAWNRIIFPDGSSITLGIMPGTDVGGYGGYTGDVDNHYLRIFGSSAIMSMVSGGAAYAMDKFNKGSSSNNNPSLQDELGSSLSSQLGQSTLSLLQSNMSIKPAISTVPGKRFNMVVTKDIVFARPYTPYRS; from the coding sequence ATGTCAGATTCTCCCAACAGCCTCGCCCGTCCCAAGGTCAAAGTCGCCAGACTGGATAAACGCATCATGTACGTCATCGCCGCTGTAGCTCTGCTGCTGGTGGTTATTCTGATTTATGCCGTCCAGAACTCCAATAAAAAGGAAACTGCACAGGCCCAAAGCACCACCGCTCCAATAACCGAAGCAGACACAAGGCAGCCGATTCAAGACCCGGAGCAAAAATCCGGGCTTTCTATGCCGCCGCAGAGCGAAAAGCATGAAGAGGAAAGGGCAAGACCTTTGAGCAAATCACTGGTGACCGTGGTTCGCCCTGAAGAACCTACAGAGCTTGAAAAGCAGCGCATGAAAGAAGAAGTCGAGCTGCGTGCCTTCCGCATTGAAAACATGAAGGCTGCTCTCAATTCACCGCTCAGGGCTGCGGCTGCTATTCCTGAAAAGAAGCTGCCGCAGACGCAAATCATCAGCACGCCGAACATTGAAGACATTCGTTCCCGACATCCGTTGAGCATAAGCGAAGCATCCACAATGCCCTCCGTTCAAAAGGATGACCAGCAGGCCAAGGAAGATTTCCTCAACTCCCGTGCCGGTAAAGATGGATCTTGGCAACTCCCTTATGAACGTGTCCCCGGAAAGCCTTTTGAGCTGAAAACCGGGGCGGTCATTAATGGCATAATGATCAGCGGCATTAACTCCGACCTGCCCGGCCAGATTCTTGGGCAGGTCAGCCAAAATATCTATGACACTGCCACGGGCCAGCACCTGCTGATCCCGCAAGGCTCGCGCATGATCGGGGTTTATGATTCACGGGTGGCCGTGGGGCAATCGCGTGTTCTGGTCGCGTGGAACAGGATAATCTTTCCTGACGGCTCTTCCATTACGCTTGGCATTATGCCAGGCACCGATGTGGGAGGTTATGGCGGCTACACCGGGGATGTGGACAACCATTATCTGCGCATTTTCGGATCTTCAGCCATTATGAGCATGGTCAGCGGCGGCGCGGCCTACGCCATGGACAAATTCAACAAAGGGTCATCCTCAAACAACAACCCAAGTCTTCAGGATGAACTGGGTTCATCTCTTTCCAGCCAGCTCGGCCAGTCCACCCTCTCTTTGCTGCAAAGCAACATGAGCATCAAACCGGCCATCAGCACCGTGCCGGGTAAGCGTTTCAACATGGTGGTCACCAAGGACATCGTTTTTGCCCGCCCCTACACCCCGTATCGGAGCTGA
- a CDS encoding tail fiber protein translates to MKRIIFPLIFILLFCSAAFAGDATSYTLSNVTPQKISGVPVGTVVPWPAGSVPDGWLECNGQSTSGHSELAAIVGSRVPDLRGEFIRGWDHGRGVDGGRSLLNVQSDQLRAHNHIQGLPETNVRNPSRHTRYGYTSGPMHGGVGDDESRVSNRWFFTSTTGGSETRPRNVAMMYIIKAE, encoded by the coding sequence ATGAAAAGAATAATCTTTCCCCTCATATTTATACTGCTGTTTTGCTCCGCAGCCTTTGCCGGAGACGCCACCAGCTACACCCTGAGCAACGTCACACCGCAAAAAATCAGCGGCGTTCCAGTGGGAACCGTTGTTCCGTGGCCTGCCGGATCAGTCCCCGACGGCTGGCTTGAATGCAACGGCCAGTCCACCAGCGGTCATTCAGAACTGGCCGCAATTGTCGGCAGCAGAGTTCCCGATCTACGCGGTGAATTCATTCGCGGTTGGGATCATGGCCGTGGGGTTGATGGCGGCAGAAGTCTGCTGAATGTGCAGTCTGACCAGTTGAGAGCGCACAACCATATTCAAGGTTTGCCTGAAACAAACGTGCGTAATCCTAGCAGACACACCCGCTATGGTTACACCAGCGGCCCCATGCACGGCGGGGTTGGCGACGATGAAAGCCGCGTCAGTAATCGCTGGTTTTTCACCTCCACAACCGGCGGTTCCGAGACTCGCCCGCGCAACGTGGCGATGATGTACATCATCAAGGCTGAATAG
- the pilV gene encoding shufflon system plasmid conjugative transfer pilus tip adhesin PilV, with translation MIDKCKIKQQGFTLIEVLAALIILAMLMPLLGDFIDRGVEQIKQRNVSNHLAAVLDAASDYTKENYSDLITSSTASGATAVTMAQLRTGGFLPDGFLDLNGWGQRYGIYVLQPSVGDLQVLVLTYAGRTHSANDKNFSTTFAPATAAMVGGAGGYIPTGEMPGQSASELRGSFGGWTVDLAATDIPVPAPGHIGGRAFLREKDISKDFLYRVEVPDHPELNEMFTELDMTDHAIENVKEVHFEKHTLADIDASGFCGDPDKEGRVFFDPAVGLYICRAGEPQVIADSGNSQFLKGSTVAINGELIPKPTCAPGVSSTSQIFVAPAAFAEGSVSKSIVAVQCWATSEDADNWRVHMRIRTADSDSSWISPPAGTGRIMVLTTCN, from the coding sequence ATGATAGATAAATGCAAAATTAAACAACAAGGCTTTACTCTGATTGAAGTGCTGGCGGCTTTGATCATACTTGCCATGCTCATGCCTTTGCTCGGTGATTTCATCGACCGCGGTGTTGAGCAGATCAAGCAGCGCAATGTCAGCAACCACCTCGCTGCCGTGCTTGATGCGGCCTCCGATTACACCAAGGAAAACTACTCCGACCTGATCACCTCTTCAACTGCTTCCGGTGCGACTGCGGTCACTATGGCCCAGCTCCGCACCGGGGGCTTTCTCCCTGACGGGTTTCTGGATCTCAACGGCTGGGGCCAACGGTACGGAATCTACGTGCTCCAGCCTTCAGTCGGGGATTTGCAGGTCCTAGTCTTGACCTATGCCGGACGCACACACTCAGCAAATGACAAGAACTTCAGCACCACTTTTGCCCCGGCAACTGCGGCCATGGTCGGCGGTGCCGGGGGCTATATTCCCACCGGAGAAATGCCCGGTCAATCAGCATCCGAGCTGCGCGGATCTTTCGGCGGCTGGACTGTTGATCTTGCAGCCACAGACATCCCCGTACCTGCTCCCGGCCATATCGGCGGACGCGCTTTCCTGCGTGAAAAGGACATCAGCAAGGACTTCCTTTACCGCGTGGAAGTCCCCGACCACCCGGAGCTGAACGAAATGTTCACCGAGCTGGATATGACCGATCACGCCATTGAAAACGTGAAAGAAGTTCACTTTGAAAAGCACACCCTTGCCGACATCGATGCGTCCGGCTTCTGCGGAGATCCCGATAAGGAAGGCCGTGTTTTCTTCGACCCTGCCGTAGGTCTTTACATCTGCCGCGCCGGTGAACCACAGGTCATTGCCGATTCCGGCAACTCGCAATTCCTGAAAGGCTCCACCGTTGCCATCAATGGAGAACTGATTCCCAAACCAACCTGCGCCCCCGGCGTCAGTTCCACCTCGCAAATCTTCGTAGCTCCTGCCGCATTTGCCGAAGGTTCTGTTTCAAAATCCATCGTTGCCGTGCAGTGCTGGGCCACAAGTGAGGACGCCGACAACTGGCGCGTWCACATGCGCATTCGCACCGCAGACTCCGATTCCTCATGGATTTCACCACCAGCCGGGACCGGCAGAATAATGGTCCTCACTACCTGTAATTAA
- the pilM gene encoding type IV pilus biogenesis protein PilM — MKILAALFSILGIMALVMAESSFSPRTFQAEAVATNYGVYRDAVNNYALSNSAPASGEISTSLLRLPSGWNPIRNWPNRVDNGHIYVWGPVNKLEAKAIRDLFLNSYAIGINRNGKLFNKYGNGVSLPSFIPEGCIVSVIKK, encoded by the coding sequence ATGAAAATCCTAGCCGCACTGTTCAGCATTCTCGGCATCATGGCTCTGGTCATGGCCGAGTCCAGCTTCAGTCCCCGGACCTTTCAGGCCGAAGCGGTAGCCACCAATTACGGTGTCTACCGCGACGCCGTGAACAATTACGCACTCAGCAATTCCGCCCCCGCGTCCGGTGAAATATCAACCTCGCTTCTCAGATTGCCGTCCGGTTGGAATCCCATCCGCAACTGGCCCAACCGCGTAGACAACGGCCACATCTACGTCTGGGGACCAGTCAATAAACTGGAAGCAAAAGCAATCAGGGACTTGTTCCTGAACAGCTATGCCATCGGAATCAACCGCAACGGCAAGCTTTTCAACAAATACGGGAACGGCGTTTCATTGCCCTCATTCATACCCGAAGGCTGCATCGTCAGCGTTATTAAGAAGTAA
- a CDS encoding type 4 pilus major pilin has translation MTLLETLGALLIGLIVLGGSGYMISKGIDNDKIAKAEQNLSTFRLDIKNLYQGEPDFNGLTTDIAVTNEAVPDGMIKSSGEVRNVWNGAVTVAAGTDPTTFTITHNSVPEYACVKLATFQAGSWVSVTVNGVVIQQASGMVAAITNQLAATNTIVFTSN, from the coding sequence ATGACATTACTCGAAACTCTCGGCGCACTGCTTATCGGCCTCATCGTACTCGGCGGCTCCGGCTACATGATTTCAAAAGGAATTGACAACGACAAAATTGCCAAGGCGGAACAGAACCTTTCCACCTTCCGCCTCGACATCAAAAACCTCTATCAGGGCGAACCGGACTTCAACGGCCTGACCACAGATATTGCCGTGACCAACGAAGCCGTGCCTGACGGCATGATCAAAAGCAGCGGCGAAGTGCGCAACGTCTGGAACGGCGCAGTTACCGTTGCCGCCGGAACCGATCCAACCACCTTCACTATCACCCACAACAGCGTGCCCGAATACGCCTGCGTAAAGCTGGCGACCTTTCAGGCCGGTTCATGGGTTTCAGTCACAGTCAATGGCGTGGTCATCCAGCAGGCCAGCGGAATGGTTGCTGCCATCACCAATCAGCTCGCCGCCACCAACACAATCGTCTTCACTTCCAACTAA